A portion of the Coraliomargarita parva genome contains these proteins:
- a CDS encoding type II secretion system protein, which produces MNKTDYPKTGGFTLIELLLSLAVIGILSSVLVVAVGRAKAAANSAKCSAHMRYWQAMVPMFAADHNGKLPRTTFNDPINDGQNKETVINLLPYCDMPDTMSEHERWAWAMENQCTEEGWHFGANSYISRAPMATITDPARQIFFIDMYSGRWLTGTVLNGGQGGFLLYRSPKPHNGMVTVGFLDGHVEPRMLSSITYGMILTPDSKGYDSKKDKPIISVEEDLQYQ; this is translated from the coding sequence ATGAACAAAACAGACTACCCCAAAACAGGCGGATTTACGCTGATTGAACTATTACTCAGCCTGGCAGTCATTGGCATACTGTCTTCCGTTCTAGTTGTTGCGGTCGGCAGAGCGAAAGCCGCAGCCAACAGTGCAAAGTGCTCGGCCCACATGCGCTACTGGCAGGCGATGGTTCCGATGTTCGCAGCCGATCATAATGGTAAGTTGCCACGAACTACATTTAATGACCCGATCAATGACGGCCAAAATAAAGAAACGGTGATTAACCTGCTCCCCTACTGCGATATGCCGGACACGATGAGTGAACATGAAAGATGGGCATGGGCAATGGAAAACCAATGCACCGAAGAAGGCTGGCATTTTGGTGCCAACTCATACATCAGTCGCGCACCGATGGCGACGATTACAGACCCGGCACGTCAAATATTCTTCATCGACATGTATAGCGGTCGATGGCTAACCGGAACAGTATTGAACGGCGGTCAAGGCGGATTTCTACTCTATAGATCGCCAAAGCCTCACAATGGTATGGTAACTGTCGGCTTCCTTGACGGGCATGTGGAGCCGAGGATGCTGAGCTCGATCACTTACGGAATGATACTCACACCAGATTCCAAAGGGTATGATTCAAAAAAGGATAAACCGATCATATCGGTGGAGGAAGATTTACAATATCAGTAG
- a CDS encoding sulfatase family protein has translation MKKEAAGSKPNVLWICTDQQRFDTIGALGNPHIRTPNLDKLCKEGVAFNRTYCQNPLCGPSRASFLSGQYMSANHVTRNGNEHYPIEGPLLITRYMADAGYTCGLAGKLHISSAWDGLEERIDDGYEVFKFSHAPHQHAGTNQPGSPIVPVGEPCGNDYIDWLRNKGINLDDVFELNDAGLWGPYKASTDPDLRQTTWCAEEAIDFLTERKESGPWLMSVNMFDPHVPFDAPDAYLKNYDPDTLPDPLFQESDLEHQKQLADAGAFYNKAPLKRPDRASREMKASYYAMIELIDTQVGRMIQALEDTGQRENTVIIFMSDHGDLLGDHSLETKGCRFYEGLAHVPLIISWPGQFREGVQVDDLVELTDVAPTLAELAGVQMKRQHGRSLLGYLELDGKAPEPREFVRSEFFQEGERMEDGRHDNFFATMYYDGRWKLINYHSCWVGELYDLENDPNEFEDLWSDPSVASVKAELTQKSFNTLALAADPGVDRRGRY, from the coding sequence ATGAAAAAAGAAGCCGCCGGTTCGAAGCCGAATGTCCTATGGATTTGCACCGATCAGCAGCGTTTCGATACCATCGGTGCCTTGGGGAATCCGCATATTCGCACCCCGAATTTGGACAAACTTTGCAAGGAGGGTGTCGCCTTTAATCGAACCTATTGCCAGAATCCACTTTGCGGCCCCAGCCGTGCGAGTTTCTTATCCGGGCAATACATGAGCGCGAACCACGTCACCCGCAACGGAAACGAGCACTATCCGATCGAAGGGCCTCTTCTGATCACCCGTTACATGGCGGATGCTGGCTACACTTGTGGACTGGCTGGGAAGCTACATATTTCCTCTGCTTGGGATGGTCTGGAAGAGCGGATTGATGATGGTTACGAAGTCTTCAAGTTCAGCCATGCGCCGCACCAGCATGCCGGCACGAATCAACCGGGTTCGCCGATTGTTCCTGTGGGCGAACCTTGCGGCAATGATTACATTGATTGGTTGCGCAACAAGGGCATCAATTTGGATGACGTCTTTGAACTAAATGATGCCGGCCTCTGGGGGCCTTACAAGGCTTCGACCGATCCGGATCTGCGTCAAACGACCTGGTGCGCCGAAGAGGCGATCGACTTTTTGACAGAACGAAAGGAATCCGGTCCTTGGTTGATGAGCGTCAATATGTTTGATCCTCATGTGCCTTTCGATGCTCCGGATGCATACTTGAAGAATTACGATCCGGATACGCTGCCGGATCCACTCTTCCAGGAGTCCGATTTGGAGCATCAAAAGCAGCTCGCCGATGCGGGCGCCTTTTATAACAAAGCGCCTCTGAAGCGCCCGGACCGCGCGTCACGCGAGATGAAAGCCAGCTACTACGCGATGATCGAATTGATCGATACGCAGGTCGGCCGCATGATTCAGGCTTTGGAAGATACCGGCCAGCGCGAGAACACGGTCATTATCTTCATGTCCGACCACGGCGATTTGCTGGGAGATCACAGCTTGGAGACCAAGGGCTGCCGCTTTTACGAAGGCCTTGCTCATGTGCCGTTGATCATCTCTTGGCCCGGTCAATTCCGTGAAGGCGTTCAAGTTGACGATTTAGTCGAACTCACTGACGTCGCTCCCACCTTGGCTGAACTCGCAGGAGTCCAAATGAAACGTCAGCATGGCCGCTCCTTGCTCGGTTATTTGGAGCTGGATGGCAAGGCACCTGAGCCGCGTGAATTTGTGCGTTCTGAGTTCTTCCAGGAAGGTGAACGAATGGAAGACGGCCGTCACGATAACTTCTTTGCCACCATGTATTACGATGGGCGTTGGAAGCTCATCAACTATCACAGCTGCTGGGTCGGAGAGCTCTATGATCTGGAAAACGATCCCAATGAATTCGAAGACCTGTGGAGCGATCCTTCGGTGGCATCAGTCAAAGCCGAATTGACGCAGAAAAGCTTTAACACACTTGCGCTGGCAGCCGATCCCGGGGTGGATCGGCGAGGGCGTTACTAA
- a CDS encoding PEP-CTERM sorting domain-containing protein (PEP-CTERM proteins occur, often in large numbers, in the proteomes of bacteria that also encode an exosortase, a predicted intramembrane cysteine proteinase. The presence of a PEP-CTERM domain at a protein's C-terminus predicts cleavage within the sorting domain, followed by covalent anchoring to some some component of the (usually Gram-negative) cell surface. Many PEP-CTERM proteins exhibit an unusual sequence composition that includes large numbers of potential glycosylation sites. Expression of one such protein has been shown restore the ability of a bacterium to form floc, a type of biofilm.), translating into MKQSTKTIVISNLMAAGLLLQSQAADVLWNVDADGNWTTGTNWSTGSEPAAGDDVDIFRSADYTVTVDSAILPEIGSLNVGATSLSGFSDQSATLNIESTGSLSVSGNVLVGGGNTLNVGVVNQNGGSFIVGGVLTVGGGSTNSREGYYNLNAGTLSIKQLSLGVSGLSYFTQSGGDFSVTQDIFAAPQAKAGLVYWTIQGGSFSGRHLYLGTNGGTTSVYGRAVEFSVIGSSSTIDISGNMLVSGDVSTKDVDNFSGNSVARLKYTIDDGGVSKVNLSGTGVADVQGDLVMGVKGGAALTASTSFVLVEADTGNITNGITNNFSSALWGAASVEDQGGGRDALVIGYDGAASVGSLAIGGTESIAFTATTQGFADISSLSVGSDLYVYLAADAGTGLGISDLIQFFADNGLTVVASDLGGYDIRLEYADLAATTSYFAFDLSEFNSDATLSGLSLVAVIPEPATTSILLIGVIGGFCCLRRKRR; encoded by the coding sequence ATGAAACAAAGCACCAAAACGATTGTTATCTCAAACCTGATGGCCGCTGGCCTTCTCCTGCAATCCCAAGCGGCGGATGTCCTCTGGAACGTCGATGCGGATGGCAACTGGACCACTGGCACAAACTGGTCGACCGGATCGGAGCCTGCCGCCGGCGATGATGTGGATATTTTCCGTAGCGCTGACTATACGGTTACCGTTGATTCTGCCATATTGCCGGAGATTGGCTCATTAAATGTTGGCGCTACGTCATTGAGTGGCTTTAGCGATCAATCTGCCACCTTGAATATTGAATCCACCGGTTCCCTTAGTGTGAGTGGCAACGTTTTGGTTGGCGGTGGGAATACTCTAAATGTAGGCGTCGTGAACCAAAATGGTGGGAGTTTCATTGTTGGCGGTGTTCTAACGGTTGGTGGCGGAAGTACCAATTCCCGTGAGGGTTATTACAATCTGAATGCAGGCACGTTATCTATCAAGCAGTTGAGTCTGGGCGTAAGTGGGCTATCCTATTTCACCCAAAGCGGGGGCGACTTCAGTGTCACTCAGGACATCTTTGCAGCCCCTCAAGCTAAGGCTGGCCTTGTTTACTGGACGATTCAGGGAGGCTCCTTTTCAGGAAGACATCTATATCTGGGAACGAATGGCGGGACGACTAGTGTGTATGGCCGCGCCGTTGAATTCTCGGTTATTGGCTCGAGCTCGACGATAGATATCAGTGGGAATATGTTAGTTTCCGGTGATGTATCAACTAAGGATGTCGATAATTTCTCAGGTAATAGTGTCGCTCGCTTGAAGTATACCATCGATGATGGTGGTGTTTCTAAAGTGAACCTGTCCGGAACTGGGGTTGCTGATGTTCAAGGTGACTTGGTTATGGGCGTTAAGGGGGGTGCTGCACTGACGGCTTCAACCAGCTTTGTGCTAGTTGAAGCGGATACGGGCAATATTACGAATGGCATCACGAATAACTTTAGCTCTGCGCTTTGGGGCGCGGCATCTGTAGAAGATCAAGGTGGTGGCCGCGATGCATTGGTGATTGGCTATGACGGTGCTGCGAGCGTCGGATCTTTGGCCATCGGTGGCACCGAGAGTATCGCATTTACCGCCACAACGCAGGGATTCGCAGATATTAGTAGCCTGAGTGTTGGATCCGATCTGTATGTCTATCTGGCTGCCGACGCGGGAACGGGCCTGGGAATAAGCGACCTGATTCAGTTCTTTGCAGATAATGGTCTCACTGTGGTCGCTTCGGATCTCGGTGGCTACGACATCCGCTTGGAGTATGCCGACCTTGCGGCTACAACCTCCTATTTTGCTTTCGACCTGTCCGAGTTTAATTCGGATGCGACACTCAGCGGCCTGAGCTTGGTCGCAGTGATTCCGGAGCCTGCCACGACTTCGATCCTCTTGATCGGTGTGATCGGCGGGTTCTGCTGCCTGCGTCGCAAGCGTCGATAA
- a CDS encoding sulfatase family protein → MTERPNILLITADDMNWDAVGAFGCRVAGTTPNIDRLAADGMAFDEANVTISVCQPSRSSLLTGRYPHRSGGEGFYHLRKPNVPILPEVLGRNGYRTGILGKVEHSSPYAEYRWDLCHDIGALGHGRNPQLYGQYTQEFIKAATESQQPFFLMLNSHDPHRPFYGNDDPRMYVEGDKPAAAIPSRVFTAEEIITPGFLEDLPEVRREVAEYYSSVRRCDDTVGAVLRVLEESGMAENTIVVFLSDNGMSFPFAKTNCYLNSTKTPWIVRWPGKIQPGTREGTHFISGIDLMPTLLDAVGIDGPANMDGESFLPLLQGEAQSGRDLLFTQFHQTFVRRNYPIRCVQNQRYGYIFNPWSDGERKFKNESQSGRTMKAMREAAKQDAQIAERVQLFVYRVPEEFYDLENDPDCRNNLIDEPELQSEIDSLRVQLEQWMVETEDPALEAFRHRHSPQALQQFMDDLAVALPSKH, encoded by the coding sequence ATGACCGAACGACCGAATATCCTACTGATCACTGCAGATGATATGAATTGGGATGCTGTGGGGGCATTCGGGTGTCGTGTTGCCGGCACGACGCCAAACATTGATCGGCTGGCTGCGGATGGGATGGCCTTCGATGAGGCCAATGTGACGATCTCTGTCTGCCAGCCAAGTCGTTCGTCGCTCCTAACAGGCCGGTATCCGCATCGCAGTGGCGGTGAGGGTTTTTACCATCTACGCAAGCCGAATGTGCCGATTCTGCCGGAGGTGCTCGGTCGGAATGGTTATCGCACCGGTATCCTGGGCAAGGTGGAGCATTCGTCGCCGTATGCGGAATACAGATGGGACTTGTGTCATGATATCGGCGCGCTCGGGCACGGCCGCAATCCGCAGCTCTACGGGCAGTATACGCAGGAATTCATCAAGGCCGCGACGGAGTCGCAACAGCCGTTCTTCCTGATGTTGAATTCGCACGACCCCCACCGTCCATTTTATGGGAATGATGATCCTCGGATGTATGTCGAAGGCGATAAGCCTGCCGCGGCGATTCCATCCCGAGTCTTCACCGCAGAGGAAATTATCACCCCGGGCTTCCTTGAAGACCTGCCTGAGGTGCGCCGTGAAGTCGCGGAATATTACAGTTCGGTGCGCCGCTGTGACGATACCGTCGGAGCGGTCCTGCGGGTTCTGGAAGAATCCGGAATGGCGGAGAATACCATCGTGGTCTTTCTTTCCGACAACGGCATGTCCTTTCCCTTTGCGAAGACAAACTGCTACCTTAACAGTACCAAGACGCCTTGGATTGTGCGCTGGCCGGGCAAAATTCAGCCAGGCACGAGGGAAGGGACACATTTCATTTCCGGGATCGATCTGATGCCTACCTTGCTCGATGCCGTCGGCATTGACGGGCCTGCAAATATGGATGGGGAATCCTTCCTGCCATTGCTGCAAGGTGAGGCACAAAGTGGACGGGACCTCTTGTTCACGCAATTTCACCAGACATTTGTTCGAAGGAACTACCCGATCCGCTGTGTGCAAAACCAGCGTTATGGCTACATCTTTAACCCATGGTCGGACGGTGAAAGAAAGTTTAAAAACGAGTCGCAGAGTGGTCGGACCATGAAAGCGATGCGCGAGGCAGCGAAGCAGGATGCGCAGATTGCCGAACGGGTGCAGCTCTTTGTCTATCGTGTGCCTGAAGAATTCTATGATCTGGAGAACGATCCGGATTGCCGGAACAACTTGATCGACGAGCCCGAACTTCAGTCCGAAATCGATTCACTGCGTGTGCAGCTGGAGCAGTGGATGGTCGAGACTGAGGACCCCGCCTTGGAAGCCTTCCGCCATCGTCATTCACCGCAGGCCTTACAGCAATTCATGGATGATCTGGCCGTGGCCTTACCGTCGAAACATTAA
- a CDS encoding sulfatase — MENSPNIVFITIDDMNDWVGCLGGYAGKVHTPNIDGLAKHGRLFANAHCPAPICNPSRTAVVSGFHPTSSGVYDNARWWRPTMPGVTMIPEHFKANGYKTACAGKVMHHTPGFNPPEMWDELLTQFFDLGYHTGADASAPPSGMPMKWRDGFPKNELEAVRNWDKSLNGTHEFDWGVQDIPDEETADAKAFVWAEEFLGRSHDKPFFLAVGSFRPHLPMYVPKKYLDLYPDDELIEPKCFEEALENIPEAGRELASRNSANYEQLKENGRYREFVRYYLASLSYADAQVGRVLDALAKSAYSENTYVVFWVDHGFHLGEKGHLHKSTLWEESTRIPLIVAGPGVSQTGVETTRSVSSLDLYPTLIDLCGLPAKPELDGMSLLPFLSDPQATRETPVITSHSEGDHAVRSEHWRYIRYADGSEELYDHRNDPDEIKNLAGKPEYAEIQKELAHWIPSTPAAPVAHKDNFDFDPVSYTWKLKA, encoded by the coding sequence ATGGAAAATTCCCCCAACATAGTTTTTATTACCATCGATGACATGAACGACTGGGTCGGCTGTCTCGGTGGCTACGCCGGTAAAGTGCATACGCCGAATATTGATGGTCTGGCGAAGCACGGTCGACTCTTTGCCAACGCGCATTGCCCGGCACCAATTTGTAATCCGTCGCGCACGGCGGTTGTCAGCGGCTTTCACCCGACATCAAGTGGAGTCTATGACAACGCTCGATGGTGGCGACCCACCATGCCGGGAGTGACCATGATTCCCGAGCACTTCAAGGCGAACGGCTACAAGACAGCCTGTGCGGGTAAGGTGATGCACCATACCCCGGGCTTTAATCCGCCTGAGATGTGGGATGAACTGCTGACTCAGTTTTTTGATTTGGGCTATCATACTGGGGCGGATGCATCTGCGCCTCCGAGTGGCATGCCTATGAAATGGCGAGATGGTTTCCCGAAGAACGAATTGGAAGCTGTGCGTAACTGGGACAAGTCACTGAACGGAACGCATGAATTCGACTGGGGGGTGCAGGATATTCCGGATGAGGAAACCGCAGATGCGAAGGCATTTGTCTGGGCGGAGGAATTCTTGGGGCGCAGCCATGACAAACCTTTCTTTTTGGCAGTCGGCAGTTTCCGTCCACACTTGCCGATGTATGTCCCAAAGAAATACTTGGATCTGTATCCGGATGACGAACTCATTGAACCGAAATGTTTTGAGGAAGCACTCGAAAATATTCCGGAGGCTGGTCGAGAGCTAGCCAGCCGAAATTCAGCGAACTATGAGCAGTTAAAAGAAAATGGGCGCTACCGCGAATTTGTGCGCTACTATCTGGCCTCGTTAAGTTACGCGGATGCTCAGGTCGGCCGCGTGTTGGATGCGCTGGCAAAGAGCGCCTACAGCGAGAATACCTATGTGGTCTTCTGGGTGGATCATGGTTTCCATTTGGGCGAGAAGGGACACCTGCATAAGTCCACGCTTTGGGAGGAGTCGACGCGTATTCCGTTGATCGTTGCAGGCCCCGGAGTCTCTCAGACTGGTGTCGAGACGACACGTTCGGTGAGTTCCCTGGATCTATATCCAACCTTGATCGATCTCTGCGGATTGCCGGCAAAACCTGAACTGGATGGGATGAGCTTGCTGCCATTTTTGAGTGACCCGCAGGCGACCCGGGAGACGCCAGTAATTACTTCCCACTCGGAGGGCGATCATGCCGTGCGCAGTGAGCACTGGCGTTACATCCGCTATGCGGACGGTAGCGAAGAGCTTTACGATCACCGCAATGATCCGGATGAAATCAAGAACTTAGCTGGGAAGCCGGAATATGCTGAGATTCAAAAGGAGTTGGCTCACTGGATTCCTTCGACCCCGGCAGCTCCCGTGGCGCACAAGGATAACTTCGATTTCGATCCGGTTTCCTATACCTGGAAACTGAAAGCCTGA
- a CDS encoding glycosyl hydrolase family 28-related protein, with protein sequence MPYKTTINRSGALIAFILCFLSSVCLLNGQQLNVKELGLTGDGEADDTAALQAALDAGKNDLYFPEGNYKLGTVKIPSDSNLTFNPKAKITINADAMEAILPPVDVGNRDKPIRPLFVVNSERVVFQGLRFDYGDSAVQSPRKSLVNALVYCQDSDTTRVSDFHVELQGFDDSRDRINIIMAADSHNITLEDSSAYNISNMIWATQCRNVTVRGNSMIKGGTITTFAWGGENLKHHDNWSRGVTYQCAWRGGSPDPSRKAPKVPLGTASVVHRGSKPSDPDYVPHTSGIYDVMVKNNYAEYGVTLCWGNKARQVVVEGNIARFMWDYSYGSEGDENVIYANNVSINSAVGGITCLYYGEKVLISGNTIIVTHEPFIQEYTKHPESKFLGQFIRVHHGQHNPEDRYGNGSMLIEGNLFVNELENRPSGISLEAGRDVMFSNNKVVNGLLRKSDEIARVKVKDVGKDADEFASQDGRDTSGAQQYVYERRVGADKSRITIMGNEFISRQPGDKAQVLVNGSVSSAIIKDNVFRKEATFLEFTEEQRALEQEKPRYMLYSEEDFDNRDLTNSNPATAIGIDAYTPVNAIVQGNIIEGWKHSITAANTTTEGKTSFVVSNNTVDGDISVTGDSSRTSSLVDANIQLPLAAE encoded by the coding sequence ATGCCCTATAAAACTACAATCAATCGAAGTGGCGCTCTAATCGCCTTCATTCTCTGCTTCTTGTCGTCCGTCTGTTTGCTGAATGGACAGCAATTGAATGTGAAAGAACTTGGTCTGACCGGTGATGGTGAGGCGGACGACACGGCCGCGCTCCAAGCCGCCCTGGATGCCGGGAAAAACGACCTCTACTTTCCTGAAGGCAACTACAAGCTCGGCACGGTGAAGATTCCGTCGGACTCCAATCTGACTTTTAATCCGAAGGCGAAAATTACCATTAATGCCGACGCAATGGAGGCGATACTGCCTCCGGTTGACGTTGGTAACCGTGACAAGCCGATACGCCCGTTGTTTGTGGTCAACAGCGAGCGTGTTGTCTTCCAGGGGCTGCGTTTTGATTACGGCGATTCTGCGGTGCAATCGCCGCGTAAGAGCTTAGTGAATGCGCTGGTTTACTGCCAGGATAGCGACACGACGCGAGTCAGTGATTTCCATGTTGAGTTGCAGGGGTTCGATGACTCGCGGGATCGAATCAACATCATTATGGCTGCTGATTCGCACAACATCACGTTGGAAGATAGCAGCGCCTACAACATTAGTAATATGATTTGGGCTACGCAGTGTCGTAATGTTACGGTGCGCGGCAATTCGATGATCAAAGGGGGAACGATCACCACCTTTGCCTGGGGGGGCGAAAACCTAAAGCACCATGATAATTGGTCGCGTGGCGTCACCTATCAATGTGCTTGGCGTGGAGGCAGTCCGGATCCATCCCGCAAGGCGCCGAAGGTGCCTCTCGGCACCGCTAGTGTTGTGCATCGTGGTAGCAAGCCCAGCGATCCGGATTATGTGCCGCACACCTCAGGTATTTACGATGTGATGGTGAAAAATAACTATGCGGAATATGGCGTTACGCTTTGCTGGGGCAATAAGGCGCGTCAGGTCGTGGTTGAAGGTAACATTGCGCGCTTTATGTGGGATTACTCCTACGGCAGCGAAGGGGATGAGAATGTCATTTACGCTAATAACGTTTCGATTAACAGTGCCGTCGGGGGGATCACCTGTCTATACTACGGTGAAAAGGTGTTGATCTCCGGTAATACGATTATCGTGACGCACGAGCCTTTCATCCAGGAATACACCAAGCATCCGGAGTCGAAGTTTCTGGGGCAGTTCATTCGTGTTCACCATGGACAGCACAATCCGGAAGATCGATACGGCAATGGCAGCATGCTGATCGAAGGGAACCTCTTCGTCAACGAACTGGAAAACCGTCCCTCTGGTATCTCACTTGAGGCCGGTCGTGATGTGATGTTCTCCAACAATAAAGTCGTCAATGGGCTCCTTCGCAAGTCAGACGAAATTGCCCGGGTCAAAGTGAAGGACGTGGGTAAGGATGCCGATGAATTCGCATCGCAGGATGGTCGGGACACGAGCGGGGCGCAGCAATATGTCTACGAGCGTCGTGTTGGCGCGGATAAGAGCCGCATCACGATTATGGGGAACGAGTTTATCTCACGTCAGCCGGGTGATAAAGCTCAGGTTCTAGTAAATGGGTCGGTTTCGTCAGCGATTATTAAGGACAACGTATTTCGCAAGGAAGCAACCTTCCTTGAGTTCACCGAAGAACAAAGGGCGCTTGAACAAGAGAAACCGCGCTACATGCTCTATTCTGAGGAAGACTTCGACAATCGTGACCTGACCAACTCCAATCCAGCGACGGCGATCGGGATCGATGCCTACACGCCGGTTAATGCGATTGTTCAGGGCAATATCATCGAAGGTTGGAAACACTCCATCACCGCAGCCAACACAACCACCGAAGGCAAAACCAGCTTCGTGGTGTCCAATAATACGGTGGATGGCGATATTTCTGTAACAGGCGATTCCTCGCGCACGTCCAGCTTGGTGGACGCGAATATTCAACTGCCACTCGCTGCCGAATAA
- a CDS encoding sialate O-acetylesterase, producing MPAVFGDHMVLQRELPLKVWGWADPGEAVSVALAGQSAKTQADSDGQWELRFEPLVASFDPVEFKISGKNTIAFEDVLVGDVWLCSGQSNMVFELRRSLHGKAAMSEEIDPSIRSFYVKRHPAIDPMDDVEGHWAVSANDVKALAGFSAVGFYFGREIQRTQNVPVGLIGSNWGGTRSQSWTSLEGLQASPETSPYTDGLLEKKAQISKRMKVYEAKTLPEWQKALDAWKSEQDPKGPKPQKPKSPGGSHHFVTSLYNGMIHPLTGFAMKGAIWYQGEANAKQNAVEYASLFPALIRDWRQQWGQGDFPFIFVQLAGFKNGKGDWPVLREAQRRTLSVPNTAMAMALDVGEETDIHPKNKLVVGERLALAARQVAYGEDLTYSGPSFESMEVKGPRALVTFDHTDGGLMVGTISEDATHFIAAASGTEVQGFELAGEEGVFYPAQARILKNNKVELTSEQVDKPLAVRYAWSAWPEPSANLYNQAGLPTVPFTTEAWPPIVE from the coding sequence ATGCCGGCAGTGTTCGGCGACCATATGGTGCTCCAGCGGGAGCTGCCATTGAAGGTCTGGGGCTGGGCCGATCCGGGTGAAGCGGTCTCTGTTGCCTTGGCTGGGCAGAGCGCCAAGACCCAGGCGGACTCCGATGGACAGTGGGAACTTCGCTTCGAACCCTTGGTGGCCAGCTTTGATCCGGTCGAATTCAAGATATCCGGGAAGAATACGATTGCCTTTGAGGATGTGTTGGTGGGCGACGTCTGGCTGTGCTCCGGCCAGTCGAACATGGTATTTGAATTGAGAAGATCACTGCACGGAAAGGCTGCAATGTCAGAGGAGATCGATCCTTCGATCCGCTCCTTTTATGTGAAGCGCCATCCCGCGATCGATCCGATGGATGACGTGGAAGGGCATTGGGCCGTCAGTGCAAACGATGTCAAAGCCTTGGCGGGTTTCTCGGCAGTTGGGTTTTATTTTGGTCGTGAAATTCAGCGCACGCAGAACGTGCCGGTAGGTCTCATTGGTAGTAACTGGGGCGGCACCCGATCGCAATCCTGGACGAGTTTGGAAGGGCTGCAGGCGAGTCCGGAGACATCGCCCTATACCGATGGATTGTTGGAAAAGAAGGCGCAGATATCCAAACGGATGAAAGTCTACGAGGCCAAAACGCTGCCAGAGTGGCAGAAGGCGCTGGATGCATGGAAATCGGAGCAGGATCCCAAAGGTCCAAAACCACAGAAACCCAAGTCTCCCGGCGGAAGTCATCATTTCGTGACGTCCTTATATAATGGGATGATCCATCCGTTGACAGGTTTTGCGATGAAGGGGGCGATCTGGTATCAGGGGGAAGCCAATGCCAAACAAAATGCCGTTGAATATGCTTCTTTGTTTCCGGCCTTGATCCGTGATTGGCGGCAGCAGTGGGGGCAGGGTGATTTTCCCTTCATCTTTGTCCAGTTGGCGGGATTTAAGAATGGAAAGGGTGATTGGCCCGTCCTGCGTGAAGCGCAGCGCAGAACCTTGTCCGTTCCAAACACGGCCATGGCCATGGCCTTGGATGTTGGTGAAGAAACGGATATACACCCGAAGAATAAATTAGTGGTGGGTGAGCGCTTGGCACTTGCCGCCCGGCAAGTGGCTTATGGCGAGGACTTGACCTATTCCGGGCCGAGCTTCGAGTCGATGGAAGTCAAAGGCCCGCGTGCACTCGTCACCTTTGATCATACAGATGGGGGCTTGATGGTCGGCACGATTTCGGAGGACGCGACTCATTTTATAGCAGCCGCTTCGGGCACGGAAGTTCAGGGCTTTGAGCTGGCCGGTGAGGAGGGCGTATTCTACCCGGCGCAAGCACGTATCCTAAAGAATAATAAAGTCGAGTTGACCTCCGAGCAGGTCGACAAGCCGCTTGCCGTGCGCTATGCTTGGTCAGCATGGCCCGAGCCCAGCGCCAACTTGTATAATCAAGCAGGTTTGCCTACAGTCCCCTTTACGACGGAAGCCTGGCCTCCTATTGTGGAATAG